Proteins from a genomic interval of Lycium ferocissimum isolate CSIRO_LF1 unplaced genomic scaffold, AGI_CSIRO_Lferr_CH_V1 ctg60, whole genome shotgun sequence:
- the LOC132045104 gene encoding VQ motif-containing protein 11-like: MGSNGSDPNSSTPNTTFVQADPSNFRAVVQRLTGATQDFSSVKLPVTGPGPAGPRRPAYKLHERRQSARKLEIMLNNGGSSFGGPALGFGCGPHLSPSSPSSARKRSFLASPISPLEMLTRGSPRSPIMEEEERAIAEKGYYLHPSPLSTPRGSEPPELLPLFPLQSPTAARNDSSSS; the protein is encoded by the coding sequence ATGGGTTCTAATGGGTCCGACCCGAATTCATCAACACCCAATACCACTTTCGTTCAAGCTGACCCGTCTAACTTCCGGGCCGTTGTTCAAAGACTCACTGGCGCAACCCAAGATTTTTCTTCTGTGAAGCTCCCTGTTACTGGGCCTGGTCCAGCTGGGCCACGTCGACCCGCTTACAAGCTACACGAGCGTAGGCAAAGTGCAAGAAAGCTCGAGATCATGCTTAACAATGGTGGAAGTAGCTTTGGTGGGCCTGCTCTGGGCTTTGGTTGTGGCCCACATTTGTcaccttcttctccttcttcagcTAGGAAACGAAGCTTTTTGGCTTCGCCAATTTCACCATTGGAAATGCTGACACGTGGAAGTCCGAGATCACCTATTatggaggaagaagaaagagcTATTGCTGAAAAAGGATATTATTTGCATCCAAGTCCATTAAGCACTCCTAGAGGCTCTGAACCTCCTGAACTCTTGCCTTTGTTTCCACTTCAGTCCCCAACTGCAGCTAGAAATGATTCATCATCTAgttag